A stretch of the Solanum dulcamara chromosome 6, daSolDulc1.2, whole genome shotgun sequence genome encodes the following:
- the LOC129891105 gene encoding PTI1-like tyrosine-protein kinase At3g15890: MGSSFSCCGDEKVDEGLNNELVGQNSWRLFTYKELYAATNGFSENYKLGEGGFGSVYWGKTSDGLQIAVKKLKSMNSKAEMEFAVEVEVLGRVRHKNLLGLRGYCAGNEQRLIVYDYMPNLSLLSHLHGHLSREVQLDWKKRMKIAIGSAEGLLYLHHEVSPHIIHRDIKASNVLLDSNFEPLVADFGFAKLIPEGVSHMTTRVKGTLGYLAPEYAMWGKVSESCDVYSFGILLLELITGRKPIEKLPNGVKRTITEWMEPMLAKEKFKDLVDPKLKGNFDEIQLKQSIHVAALCVQSEPDKRPTMKEVVCILKGQEVNNVVKENHRDLRIQSVKYGDDLLAMDQTSDQGDDESSSDQGNESRVYGVFGAMEMQKMQDPYKHFGEK; this comes from the exons ATGGGATCATCTTTCAGTTGCTGTGGTGATGAAAAAGTTGATGAAGG GCTAAACAATGAATTGGTTGGTCAAAATTCTTGGAGACTATTCACATACAAAGAGTTATATGCAGCAACAAATGGTTTCAGTGAAAATTACAAGCTTGGAGAAGGGGGATTTGGAAGTGTCTATTGGGGTAAAACTTCCGATGGTCTTCAg ATAGCAGTAAAGAAGCTAAAGTCAATGAATTCAAAAGCAGAAATGGAGTTTGCTGTGGAAGTTGAAGTTCTTGGAAGAGTAAGGCACAAGAATTTGTTAGGCCTAAGAGGTTATTGTGCTGGAAATGAACAAAGGCTTATAGTGTATGATTACATGCCAAATTTGAGTTTACTCTCACATTTACATGGTCATTTATCAAGAGAAGTTCAATTggattggaaaaaaagaatgaaaattgCTATTGGCTCAGCTGAAGGTCTCTT GTATTTGCATCATGAGGTTTCGCCCCATATAATTCACAGAGACATTAAGGCTAGCAATGTACTActtgattcaaattttgaaccaCTTGTTGCTGATTTTGGATTTGCAAAATTAATCCCAGAAGGTGTTAGTCACATGACGACACGTGTCAAAGGGACATTGGGTTATTTAGCACCAGAATATGCTATGTGGGGTAAAGTTTCTGAAAGTTGTGATGTCTATAGTTTTGGAATTCTTCTACTTGAACTAATTACTGGTAGAAAACCAATTGAAAAACTTCCAAATGGTGTTAAAAGGACAATAACAGAGTGGATGGAACCAATGTTAGCTAAAGAAAAATTTAAGGATCTCGTTGATCCTAAGCTAAAGGGGAATTTCGACGAAATTCAATTGAAACAATCGATTCATGTAGCTGCATTGTGCGTTCAGAGTGAGCCTGATAAACGACCGACGATGAAAGAAGTTGTGTGTATCTTGAAAGGACAAGAAGTGAATAATGTCGTAAAGGAAAATCATAGGGATTTGAGGATTCAAAGTGTCAAGTATGGAGATGATTTATTGGCTATGGATCAAACTAGTGATCAAGGTGATGATGAAAGTAGTAGTGATCAAGGGAATGAAAGTCGTGTTTATGGTGTATTTGGTGCTATGGAAATGCAAAAGATGCAAGATCCTTACAAGCATTTTGGAGAAAAATAA
- the LOC129893154 gene encoding zinc finger protein CONSTANS-LIKE 5, with product MGIFREAPNCFPGGWCGSGAAARMAKSCDYCHLTTALVFCRTDNTFLCLSCDTRLHARHERVWLCEVCEQAAASVTCRADAAALCVACDYDIHSANPLAQRHERVPVVPFYEPVESVVKSTAATLLVSINGSNDSITTTATAIAPVAACIGHHDQEDYNIDPWIPPNTITSKLPLNTDMKSMNFIFSDSENCLDFDYSVSVDTQSQPHYNSANDSVVPVQTTAIKPMPIHHQEKHFEIDFTQSHIKSYNTPSLSVSSSSLDVGIVPDGSSISEISHPYMKSMNNSSIDLSNSANHQGEKLLGLDREARVLRYREKKKNRKFEKTIRYASRKAYAETRPRIKGRFAKRTNAVDDAGEFDDIDRIFSGADFVAPDSRYGVVPSFLS from the exons ATGGGCATATTCAGAGAAGCCCCCAATTGTTTTCCCGGAGGATGGTGCGGCAGTGGCGCGGCGGCCCGAATGGCAAAGTCGTGCGACTACTGTCACCTTACCACCGCACTTGTGTTCTGCCGCACGGACAACACTTTCTTGTGCTTGTCGTGTGACACTCGCCTGCACGCACGCCACGAGCGTGTGTGGCTATGCGAGGTCTGCGAGCAGGCGGCGGCCAGCGTCACCTGTAGAGCTGACGCGGCCGCCCTCTGCGTCGCGTGCGACTATGACATCCACTCCGCCAACCCGCTCGCCCAGCGCCACGAGCGGGTTCCCGTGGTTCCCTTTTACGAACCTGTCGAATCCGTCGTGAAGTCAACCGCCGCCACACTTCTCGTCTCGATCAACGGTTCAAACGATTCGATCACGACCACGGCCACGGCTATAGCCCCGGTAGCTGCATGTATTGGACACCATGATCAAGAAGATTACAACATTGATCCATGGATTCCACCAAACACAATCACATCAAAACTTCCATTAAACACAGACATGAAATCAATGAATTTCATTTTCTCAGATTCAGAAAACTGTCTTGATTTTGATTACTCTGTTTCTGTAGACACACAATCTCAACCTCATTACAATTCAGCAAATGACAGTGTTGTACCAGTACAAACTACTGCAATAAAACCAATGCCAATTCATCATCAAGAGAAACATTTCGAGATTGATTTCACTCAATCCCACATCAAATCTTACAACACCCCATCACTCAGT GTGTCTTCTTCATCTCTAGATGTTGGAATTGTACCAGATGGAAGCTCAATTTCAGAAATATCACACCCATATATGAAAAGTATGAATAACAGCAGTATTGATTTATCAAATTCTGCAAATCATCAAGGTGAAAAATTACTTGGTTTAGATAGAGAAGCAAGAGTTTTAAGATacagagagaagaaaaaaaacagaaaattcGAGAAAACTATTCGATATGCTTCAAGAAAAGCTTATGCTGAAACAAGGCCAAGAATCAAAGGTCGTTTTGCTAAGAGAACAAACGCCGTCGACGACGCCGGCGAATTCGATGACATTGACAGGATTTTCTCCGGCGCCGATTTCGTTGCACCTGATTCACGATACGGCGTCGTTCCTTCGTTTTTAAGTTGA
- the LOC129891627 gene encoding probable receptor-like serine/threonine-protein kinase At5g57670, translating into MDVSSTYNKPSKILVGISLDVEESKELISWAIRVLAKPNDTIIAQHIVLSTEKSKRFGDQRKEEGKKWQSISKNHTQIRKAKAFVISMMGEFTKTCQYKQVGLEARVGFSSNAGRGLIKEAKSIPADFLLIGGKQNKTCRYPFTIAKYCCERVPDNCSLVVVARKSGQPPPHNIQSNSIRIQENHQSSSRWHKVNNSPSSEKQIITRNSPRTVLDGFEGEENSSSFGENSITKSSILSSSLVTKEFKYQQDQFKKSMSPLRRISSFLRSPFDSSSRKKSSGFQNEENIQQPPLKCFSYEEIASSTNYFHPENLVGQGGYSDVYRGDLEDGRIIAVKRLAKDSNNMNKEKEFLMELGVISHVNHPNTASLVGYCIENGFYLIFKFYPNGTLSSALHGKSNKSIEWPMRYKIALGIARGLHYLHKCCKHRIIHRDIKASNVLLGPDYEPQISDFGLAKWLPNKWTHHAVIPIEGTFGYLAPEYFMHGIVDEKTDIFAFGVLLLEIITGRRPVDSSRQNLLLWATPLMEGGKLIELADPKLEGEFDMDELHKMILTASYCVRQSSVWRPSTTEVLELLRYGDDSEAARSWRIPKSTSDEVDDYSMVFGYDLPSDLILEDLF; encoded by the exons ATGGATGTTTCAAGTACTTATAATAAACCTTCAAAAATTCTTGTGGGAATTTCTTTGGATGTTGAAGAAAGTAAAGAACTTATTTCTTGGGCAATTAGAGTTTTAGCCAAACCTAATGATACCATTATAGCACAACACATTGTTT TGTCAACAGAGAAAagcaagagatttggtgatcaaaggaaagaagaaggcAAGAAATGGCAGTCTATATCAAAAAATCATACTCAAATTCGAAAGGCAAAAGCATTTGTTATTTCTATGATGGGGGAATTTACAAAAACATGTCAATATAAACAG GTAGGTTTAGAGGCAAGAGTTGGTTTTAGTTCTAATGCAGGGAGAGGTCTAATTAAAGAGGCTAAAAGTATTCCAGCTGATTTTCTTCTCATTGGTGGCAAACAGAATAAAACTTGCAG ataTCCATTCACGATTGCAAAGTATTGTTGTGAAAGAGTTCCAGATAATTGTTCACTAGTTGTGGTAGCTAGAAAATCAGGGCAGCCACCACCACATAATATTCAATCTAATTCAATTCGAATCCAAG aaaatcatcaatctagtTCAAGATGGCATAAAGTAAATAATTCCCCTTCTTCAGAGAAGCAAATTATTACAAGGAATTCACCAAGAACTGTACTAGATGGTtttgaaggagaagaaaatAGCTCAAGTTTTGGTGAAAATTCCATCACTAAAtcttcaatattatcatcatcattggTGACTAAGGAATTCAAATATCAACAAGATCAATTCAAGAAATCAATGTCTCCATTGAGGCGAATTTCGTCTTTTTTACGTTCGCCTTTTGATTCGAGCTCAAGGAAGAAGAGTTCAGGATttcaaaatgaggaaaatatACAGCAGCCTCCATTGAAGTGTTTTAGCTATGAGGAGATTGCAAGTTCTACAAATTATTTTCATCCAG AGAATTTAGTGGGACAAGGAGGATATTCAGATGTATATAGAGGGGATCTTGAAGATGGAAGAATAATTGCAGTAAAAAGATTAGCAAAAGACAGCAataatatgaacaaagaaaaagaattcCTAATGGAATTAGGCGTAATTAGCCATGTTAATCATCCAAATACAGCAAGTTTAGTTGGTTATTGCATCGAAAATGGATTTTATCTCATCTTCAAATTTTATCCCAATGGCACTCTCTCTTCTGCATTACATG GAAAATCAAACAAATCCATTGAATGGCCAATGAGATATAAAATTGCCCTTGGAATTGCTAGAGGTTTACATTATCTTCACAAATGTTGTAAACATCGTATAATACATCGTGATATCAAAGCATCAAATGTTCTACTAGGACCAGATTATGAGCCTCAG atATCAGATTTTGGACTAGCTAAGTGGCTACCAAATAAATGGACACACCATGCTGTAATTCCAATTGAGGGCACATTTGGATATTTAGCACCAGAATATTTCATGCATGGAATTGTGGATGAAAAAACAGATATTTTTGCATTTGGAGTTCTTCTTCTTGAAATTATTACTGGTAGAAGGCCTGTGGACTCATCAAGACAAAATCTACTTTTATGG GCAACACCCTTGATGGAAGGTGGAAAATTAATTGAATTAGCAGATCCAAAGTTGGAGGGTGAATTTGATATGGATGAATTGCATAAGATGATTCTCACTGCTTCATATTGTGTAAGGCAATCTTCAGTATGGCGCCCGTCAACGACGGAG gtgttagaaTTGTTGAGATATGGGGATGATTCTGAGGCAGCAAGAAGTTGGAGAATACCAAAATCTACAAGTGATGAAGTTGATGATTATTCAATGGTTTTTGGATATGATCTTCCTTCTGATTTAATTTTAGAAGACCTTTTCTAA